In Silene latifolia isolate original U9 population chromosome 3, ASM4854445v1, whole genome shotgun sequence, a single window of DNA contains:
- the LOC141649438 gene encoding uncharacterized protein LOC141649438: MQQVWSFDEAVNLALRVEKLGKVKPLTPKLSTRTTFKPYTGVKITETPKPTTQTTEDKEKASLTSKANPAMTRDKIRCFQCQGFGHFRKDCPSNKALTLMEIEEWEREGLIKYEKDETLVLEETEEESRQGQVVAPPDIGHSLVLWRVMHSKQAPLKADQRSLIFRSRCTVQGRVCNMIIDGGSCTNVASATLVSKLSLPTQDHPNPYKLRWLNKGSEVRVDKQCIVSFSIGKVYKDEVICDLVPMDVCHLLLERPWEFDKNTIQQGMDNTYSFKHNGKKVTLTPLPPNQRNYESPNMPEELNGVLFLSEAAMEVQKEESNEVPAEVKPLIQKYIPAYRCDPTVTRELQHQIEELMAKGFVRESLSPCAVPAFLVPKKDGTWRMCTDSRAINNITVKYRFPIPRLDDMLDELSGATVFSKIDLRQGYHQVRIRKGDEWKTAFKTKHGLYEWLVMPFGLSNTPSTLMRLMTEVLRPCLGKFIVVYFDDILIYSSSSSAHLKHLKDVFNILKEQKLFGKLEKCTFMVKEVAFLGYIVSGRGISVDQEKVAAI; the protein is encoded by the exons ATGCAGCAGGTGTGGTCATTTGATGAAGCAGTCAACCTAGCCTTAAGAGTTGAGAAACTGGGAAAGGTGAAACCTTTAACACCCAAACTCTCCACCAGAACAACATTCAAACCTTATACTGGTGTTAAGATCACTGAGACACCTAAACCAACAACCCAAACCACAGAAGACAAGGAGAAGGCATCTTTAACCTCAAAAGCCAATCCTGCTATGACAAGAGACAAGATAAGatgcttccagtgccaagggtTTGGTCACTTTAGAAAGGACTGTCCTTCCAACAAGGCTCTTACCCTGATGGAGATTGAAGAATGGGAAAGGGAGGGTCTCATTAAGTATGAGAAGGATGAAACTCTGGTCTTAGAAGAAACAGAAGAGGAGTCAAGGCAGGGACAAGTTGTTGCTCCCCCTGACATAGGACACAGCTTGGTCTTGTGGAGGGTTATGCACTCTAAACAGGCTCCTTTGAAAGCTGACCAGAGGTCCCTAATCTTCAGGAGCAGGTGCACAGTCCAGGGAAGGGTTTGTAACATGATAATTGATGGAGGAAGCTGCACTAATGTTGCTTCCGCTACCTTGGTTAGTAAGCTAAGCTTGCCTACCCAGGACCACCCAAACCCATACAAACtgagatggttgaacaaaggGTCAGAGGTGAGAGTTGACAAACAGTGCATTGTGTCATTCTCCATTGGGAAGGTGTATAAAGATGAAGTAATATGTGATTTAGTGCCCATGGATGTCTGTCATCTCTTATTGGAAAGACCATGGGAATTTGACAAGAACACTATTCAACAAGGGATGGACAACACTTACAGTTTTAAGCATAATGGCAAGAAAGTCACCTTAACACCCTTGCCACCAAACCAGAGAAACTATGAGAGTCCCAACATGCCTGAGGAGCTGAATGGTGTACTATTTCTATCAGAAGCAGCTATG GAAGTTCAGAAAGAAGAGAGCAATGAGGTGCCTGCAGAAGTTAAACCACTGATTCAGAAGTACAT ACCAGCTTACAGATGTGATCCCACTGTAACCAGAGAGCTACAACACCAAATTGAAGAACTGATGGCCAAGGGATTTGTGAGGGAATCACTGAGTCCATGTGCAGTGCCTGCCTTCctggtaccaaagaaagatgggacttggaggatgtgtactgacAGTAGAGCAATCAATAACATTACTGTCAAGTATAGGTTTCCAATCCCAAGATTGGATGATATGttggatgagcttagtggagccACTGTCTTCTCAAAGATAGATCTCAGACAGGGTTACCATCAAGTTAGGATCAGGAAGGGAGATGAGTGGAAAACTGCATTCAAGACTAAGCATGGCCTCTATGAGTGgctggttatgccatttgggctgtCTAATACCCCTAGCACATTAATGAGGTTGATGACAGAGGTACTGAGACCATGTTTGGGCAAATTTATTGTAGTTTACTTTGATGACATTCTGATATACAGCAGCAGCTCTTCTGCACATCTCAAGCATCTAAAAGATGTGTTCAACATCCTTAAGGAACAGAAACTCTTTGGCAAGCTAGAGAAGTGTACTTTTATGGTTAAGGAAGTGGCCTTCCTAGGGTACATTGTATCTGGAAGGGGTATATCTGTTGATCAGGAGAAGGTAGCAGCAATATAA